One window of the Streptosporangiales bacterium genome contains the following:
- a CDS encoding AAA family ATPase, whose protein sequence is MSVEAILHGLDPEQRAVAETVQGPVCVLAGAGTGKTRAITHRIAYAVRRGLVPPSQLLAVTFTTKAAGEMRGRLRALGVPTVQARTFHSAALRQLRYFWPRVVGGPPPKIVESKVKLVAEAARQCGLTLGRAELRDVTGEVEWAKASQIRPDTYVRRMLQAGRRPPVDATDVANVFASYDELLQQRNLLDFESVLELTAGVLLEHADVAAEVRRQYRQFVVDEFQDVNPLQKLVLDAWVGDRHDVCVVGDPNQTIYSFTGASPSYLLDFAAEHPDTTTIRLERDYRSTPEVVRLANAVIDRANDRSEAHRLTLLAQREAGPEPEIAAYDDEPAEAAAVAARVRDLLDEGIEAPEIGVLFRANSQSAVFEHAFTEADVPYVVRGAERYFDRPEVREATVLLKAAARTGETPDRPLPEQVADVLGTAGYQRRPPAGSGAARERWESLAGLVRLAEEITRADPEATVQHVVAELDERASAQHAPTPAGVTLASLHSAKGLEWDVVFLVGLSEGAVPIVYAVTPAQLEEERRLLYVGVTRARERLVLSWARAREPGGRAVREPTRFLRGLLTGAKPTARPKPTAAERAPKAGPTPCRVCGRKLAGAVERKLGHCLGCPADVDTELYERLVDWRSQAAAEQQVPAFVVFTDSTLTAIAEQRPTTLGELAAVAGVGARKLELYGEAVLALVAPSVETG, encoded by the coding sequence ATGTCGGTCGAGGCGATACTCCACGGGCTCGACCCGGAGCAGCGTGCCGTCGCCGAGACCGTCCAGGGCCCGGTGTGCGTACTGGCCGGTGCCGGCACCGGCAAGACCAGGGCGATCACGCACCGGATCGCGTACGCCGTGCGCCGCGGGCTCGTGCCGCCGAGCCAGCTGCTCGCCGTGACGTTCACCACGAAGGCTGCAGGGGAGATGCGCGGCCGGCTGCGGGCGCTCGGCGTGCCGACCGTACAGGCGCGTACGTTCCACTCCGCGGCACTGCGGCAGCTCCGGTACTTCTGGCCGCGCGTGGTCGGCGGGCCGCCGCCGAAGATCGTGGAGAGCAAGGTAAAGCTGGTCGCCGAGGCCGCCAGGCAGTGCGGGCTCACCCTCGGCCGGGCGGAGCTGCGCGACGTGACCGGCGAGGTGGAGTGGGCGAAGGCCAGCCAGATCCGTCCGGACACGTACGTACGGCGGATGCTGCAGGCCGGCCGCCGACCACCGGTCGACGCGACCGACGTCGCGAACGTCTTCGCCAGCTACGACGAGCTGCTCCAGCAACGCAACCTGCTCGACTTCGAGTCCGTGCTCGAGCTGACCGCGGGGGTGCTGCTGGAGCACGCGGACGTCGCGGCGGAGGTGCGCCGGCAGTACCGGCAGTTCGTGGTGGACGAGTTCCAGGACGTCAACCCGTTGCAGAAGCTCGTGCTCGACGCCTGGGTGGGCGACCGGCACGACGTGTGCGTCGTTGGCGACCCGAACCAGACCATCTACTCGTTCACCGGCGCGAGCCCGTCGTACCTGCTCGACTTCGCCGCCGAGCACCCGGACACGACGACGATCCGGTTGGAGCGCGACTACCGGTCCACCCCGGAGGTCGTACGGCTGGCGAACGCGGTGATCGACCGCGCCAACGACAGGAGCGAGGCACACCGGCTCACGCTGCTCGCACAACGGGAGGCGGGGCCGGAACCGGAGATCGCGGCGTACGACGACGAGCCCGCCGAGGCCGCGGCCGTCGCCGCCCGGGTACGCGACCTGCTGGACGAGGGCATCGAGGCGCCCGAGATCGGTGTGCTGTTCCGCGCCAACTCGCAGTCCGCGGTCTTCGAGCACGCGTTCACCGAGGCGGACGTGCCGTACGTGGTGCGCGGCGCCGAACGGTACTTCGACCGGCCTGAGGTGCGGGAGGCCACGGTGCTGCTGAAGGCGGCTGCCCGTACCGGTGAGACGCCGGACCGGCCGTTGCCCGAGCAGGTCGCCGACGTCCTGGGCACGGCCGGCTACCAGCGGCGGCCGCCCGCCGGCAGCGGTGCCGCGCGGGAGCGGTGGGAGTCGCTGGCCGGACTGGTGCGGTTGGCCGAGGAGATCACCAGGGCCGACCCAGAGGCCACCGTGCAGCACGTGGTCGCCGAGCTCGACGAGCGCGCGTCCGCGCAGCACGCGCCGACCCCGGCCGGGGTGACGCTGGCGAGCCTGCACTCGGCGAAGGGACTCGAGTGGGACGTCGTCTTCCTCGTCGGCCTGAGCGAGGGCGCCGTCCCGATCGTCTACGCCGTGACGCCGGCACAGCTGGAGGAGGAGCGTCGGCTGCTCTACGTAGGCGTGACCCGGGCGCGCGAACGGTTGGTGCTGTCGTGGGCACGCGCCAGGGAACCTGGCGGGCGCGCCGTCAGGGAACCGACCAGGTTCCTGCGCGGCCTGCTCACCGGCGCGAAGCCGACGGCCAGACCGAAGCCCACCGCCGCCGAGCGCGCGCCGAAGGCCGGGCCGACGCCGTGCCGGGTGTGCGGCAGGAAGCTGGCCGGTGCAGTCGAGCGCAAACTCGGACATTGCCTGGGCTGCCCGGCCGACGTCGACACCGAGCTGTACGAGCGGCTCGTCGACTGGCGCAGCCAGGCGGCCGCGGAACAACAGGTACCTGCCTTCGTCGTGTTCACCGACTCGACACTCACCGCCATCGCGGAGCAGCGACCGACCACCCTCGGTGAGCTCGCCGCCGTCGCCGGTGTCGGAGCGCGCAAGCTCGAGCTGTACGGCGAGGCCGTGCTCGCGTTGGTGGCACCATCGGTCGAGACGGGATGA
- a CDS encoding mycoredoxin, with protein sequence MSAQLTMYTTQWCGYCRRLKSQLDRAGIGFAEVDIEADPQAAEYVMSVNGGNQTVPTVVFPDGTALTNPSVAQVEERLAAA encoded by the coding sequence ATGTCGGCTCAGCTCACCATGTACACCACGCAGTGGTGCGGCTACTGCCGCAGGCTGAAGAGCCAGCTCGACCGTGCTGGCATCGGCTTCGCCGAGGTCGACATCGAGGCCGACCCGCAGGCGGCCGAGTACGTCATGAGCGTCAACGGCGGCAACCAGACGGTGCCCACTGTGGTGTTCCCTGACGGCACCGCGCTGACCAACCCCTCGGTAGCCCAGGTCGAGGAGCGGCTCGCCGCAGCCTGA